The following coding sequences are from one Arcobacter nitrofigilis DSM 7299 window:
- a CDS encoding AEC family transporter, with the protein MSLFFLILLKVFPIYINVILGYLATKYLHVKRESIAALLIYILGPIVVFSATLSVKINFAVAFLPIFLYIFCSVLAFGSLYLFKNSWSDPTGNILAFSAGTGNTGYFGIPLAIIFFPPALADIYIFTVLTSLLYESTTGFYVTAKGNFTVSQALKKMSKLPILYAFILGIILNLVGFEIPQAISSYTAQFKGAYGILGMMMLGMGLIGLKNSDDNFDVKFISIAFFMKFIFWPLSIVGFIYLDKTFFMFLNEDLYKVLFLFAIVPLAGNTVTLAVLLNAKPEKASLAVFLSTVVSVIAIPLYIFWYGGF; encoded by the coding sequence ATGAGTCTATTTTTTTTAATTTTACTAAAAGTATTCCCTATTTATATCAATGTTATTTTGGGATATTTAGCTACAAAATATCTTCATGTAAAAAGAGAATCAATAGCAGCTCTACTTATTTATATTTTAGGTCCTATTGTAGTTTTTTCAGCAACTTTAAGTGTGAAGATTAACTTTGCAGTTGCTTTTTTACCTATATTTTTATATATATTTTGTTCAGTTTTAGCTTTTGGTTCACTTTATTTGTTTAAAAATTCTTGGTCTGATCCTACAGGAAATATCTTAGCCTTTTCAGCAGGGACAGGAAATACTGGATATTTTGGTATTCCCCTTGCGATTATATTTTTTCCTCCTGCTTTAGCAGATATTTATATTTTTACAGTATTGACTTCTTTATTATATGAAAGTACGACAGGTTTTTATGTAACAGCAAAGGGTAATTTTACAGTTTCTCAAGCTTTAAAGAAAATGTCAAAGTTACCAATTCTTTATGCTTTTATTTTAGGAATTATATTAAACTTAGTAGGTTTTGAAATACCTCAAGCTATAAGCTCTTATACTGCACAATTCAAAGGTGCTTATGGAATCTTAGGAATGATGATGCTTGGTATGGGATTAATTGGTTTAAAAAATAGTGATGATAATTTTGATGTGAAGTTTATCTCTATAGCATTTTTTATGAAATTTATTTTTTGGCCTTTATCAATTGTAGGATTTATATATTTAGATAAAACATTTTTTATGTTTTTAAATGAAGATTTATATAAAGTTTTATTTCTTTTTGCAATTGTACCTCTTGCTGGTAATACGGTAACTCTAGCAGTGTTATTAAATGCTAAACCAGAAAAGGCAAGCTTGGCTGTGTTTTTAAGTACAGTAGTCTCTGTTATAGCAATACCATTATATATATTTTGGTATGGAGGGTTTTAA
- a CDS encoding C40 family peptidase codes for MRTIIFSIFLLFFITACSTKNPYTPTKPLSAYKTNTTYNHINVSDALLAHYRQWQGVGYKYGGQDRSGIDCSYLVYDVYRKELRKNIPRTTYYQSISGKSVKKKDLKTGDLVFFLTNKKGSRHVGIYLSHGDFMHVSTSNGVMISSLSNPYWRAHYWKARRILNTN; via the coding sequence ATGAGAACTATAATCTTTTCAATTTTCTTATTATTTTTTATAACTGCTTGTTCTACAAAGAATCCTTATACTCCAACAAAACCCCTATCTGCATATAAAACTAATACTACATATAATCACATAAATGTCTCAGATGCCCTACTTGCTCACTATAGACAATGGCAAGGAGTGGGTTATAAATATGGTGGACAAGATAGAAGTGGAATTGATTGTTCATATTTAGTTTATGATGTATATAGAAAAGAATTAAGAAAAAACATTCCAAGAACTACATATTATCAGTCAATAAGTGGGAAAAGTGTCAAGAAAAAAGATTTAAAAACTGGAGACTTAGTATTTTTTCTCACAAATAAAAAGGGCTCTAGACATGTGGGAATATATCTAAGTCATGGTGATTTTATGCATGTATCAACATCAAATGGAGTGATGATATCTAGTTTATCCAATCCATATTGGAGAGCTCACTATTGGAAAGCAAGAAGAATTTTAAATACTAATTAA
- the alaS gene encoding alanine--tRNA ligase, which translates to MDIRKEYLDFFKNKGHEVISSMPLVPDDPTLLFTNAGMVQFKDIFTGAIPAPKNPTATSCQLCIRAGGKHNDLENVGYTARHHTLFEMLGNFSFGDYFKEDAIAYAWEFITVNLALPIDKLWVTIHESDDEAFNIWKKYIEPSRIKRFGDKDNFWAMGDTGPCGPCSEIFYDQGVENFGSDEDYLGGEGDRFLEIWNLVFMQYEQSNGVRTPLPKPSIDTGMGLERVIAIKEGVLNNFDSSNFKPLVNEVAKLAKKQPTKETIGSYRVIADHLRAVSFMLSQGILFGNEGRPYVNRRILRRAVRHGYLLGFREAFMSKLVDVLIKIMGEHYTDLKEQASFIKEQIMLEEERFFKTIASGMTLFNEELINTKKLFSGEVAFKLYDTYGFPLDLTEDMLREKDLKVDIETFDKLMNAQKAKAKAAWKGSGDEASEGDFKVLLEKYGVNEFVGYENTSYKSTIVTLLDEKFNEVDSLEKGQTGWIMLDKTPFYATSGGQSGDIGALEDKQHIAIIEETSKFHGINLSKIKVETSSLEKGEVVNAVVVNRYEIAKHHSATHLLQSALKMVLGDTVSQAGSLNNSSRLRFDFTYPKAMTNEQIEEVQDLVNSMITRGLKGSVEELPIEEAKQRGAIAMFGEKYGDMVRVVNFGDVSVEFCGGTHVRNTLDIGSFYILKESGVSAGVRRIEAVCGSAAIKYTNSIISKMNEIESEIKNVDVISGIKKLKEQIKTLKQEVIEAQSASTTPIAEEMIGDTKVIVDIVKNGDIKKIVDDAKNGNEKVAILLIQAKDDKVMLVAGSKNTNIKAGNWIKEIAPIVGGGGGGRPDFAQAGGKDVSKVDEAKAKALTYAKENL; encoded by the coding sequence ATGGATATTAGAAAAGAGTATTTAGATTTTTTTAAAAACAAAGGACATGAAGTAATATCTTCTATGCCACTAGTCCCAGATGACCCAACGCTTCTTTTTACAAATGCAGGTATGGTTCAATTTAAAGACATTTTTACAGGTGCTATTCCAGCTCCAAAAAACCCAACTGCAACATCATGCCAGTTGTGTATTAGAGCTGGTGGTAAACACAATGACTTAGAAAATGTAGGATATACAGCACGACATCATACATTATTTGAAATGTTAGGTAACTTCTCATTTGGAGATTATTTCAAAGAAGATGCTATAGCTTATGCTTGGGAATTTATTACAGTTAATCTAGCCTTACCTATTGATAAATTATGGGTAACTATTCATGAAAGTGATGATGAAGCTTTTAATATTTGGAAAAAATATATTGAGCCTTCAAGAATCAAAAGATTTGGAGATAAAGATAACTTCTGGGCTATGGGTGATACAGGTCCATGTGGTCCATGTAGTGAAATCTTTTATGATCAAGGTGTTGAAAACTTTGGAAGTGATGAAGACTATTTAGGTGGAGAAGGTGATAGATTTTTAGAAATCTGGAACTTAGTATTTATGCAATATGAACAAAGTAATGGAGTTAGAACTCCACTTCCAAAACCATCAATTGATACAGGAATGGGATTAGAGAGAGTTATTGCAATAAAAGAAGGTGTTTTAAATAACTTTGATTCATCAAATTTCAAACCACTTGTAAACGAAGTTGCAAAATTAGCTAAAAAACAACCAACAAAAGAGACTATTGGTTCATATAGAGTAATAGCAGACCACTTAAGAGCTGTATCTTTTATGCTTTCTCAAGGTATTTTATTTGGAAATGAAGGTCGTCCTTATGTAAATAGAAGAATTCTTAGACGAGCTGTTAGACATGGTTATTTATTAGGATTTAGAGAAGCATTTATGTCAAAACTTGTTGATGTTTTAATTAAAATAATGGGTGAACATTATACAGACTTAAAAGAACAAGCTTCATTTATAAAAGAGCAAATAATGCTTGAAGAAGAAAGATTTTTCAAAACTATTGCTTCAGGAATGACTCTATTTAATGAAGAATTAATAAATACTAAAAAACTATTCTCAGGTGAAGTTGCCTTCAAATTATATGATACTTATGGATTCCCTTTAGACTTAACAGAAGATATGTTAAGAGAAAAAGATTTAAAAGTTGATATTGAAACATTTGATAAGCTTATGAATGCCCAAAAAGCTAAAGCTAAAGCTGCTTGGAAAGGTAGTGGAGATGAAGCTAGCGAGGGTGATTTTAAAGTATTACTTGAAAAATATGGCGTAAATGAATTTGTTGGATACGAAAATACTTCATATAAAAGTACAATTGTCACTCTACTTGATGAAAAATTCAATGAAGTTGATTCTTTAGAAAAAGGACAAACTGGTTGGATAATGCTTGATAAAACACCATTTTATGCTACAAGTGGTGGGCAAAGTGGAGATATTGGAGCTTTAGAAGATAAACAACATATTGCAATTATTGAAGAGACTTCAAAATTCCATGGAATCAATTTATCTAAAATAAAAGTTGAAACTTCAAGTTTAGAAAAAGGTGAAGTTGTAAATGCAGTTGTAGTAAACAGATATGAAATTGCAAAACACCATAGTGCTACTCACCTTTTACAAAGTGCACTTAAAATGGTTTTAGGTGATACCGTTTCACAAGCTGGTTCATTAAATAATTCTTCAAGATTAAGATTTGACTTTACTTATCCTAAAGCTATGACAAACGAGCAAATAGAAGAAGTACAAGATTTGGTTAACTCTATGATTACAAGAGGACTTAAAGGAAGTGTTGAAGAACTTCCTATAGAAGAAGCTAAACAAAGAGGTGCTATTGCAATGTTTGGTGAAAAATATGGAGATATGGTTAGAGTTGTAAACTTTGGTGATGTTTCTGTAGAGTTTTGTGGTGGAACACATGTAAGGAATACACTTGATATTGGAAGTTTTTATATTTTAAAAGAATCAGGTGTTAGTGCAGGAGTAAGAAGAATAGAAGCTGTTTGTGGATCTGCTGCTATTAAATATACTAATTCTATAATTTCTAAAATGAATGAGATAGAAAGCGAAATCAAAAATGTTGATGTAATCTCTGGTATTAAAAAACTAAAAGAGCAAATTAAAACTTTAAAACAAGAAGTTATTGAAGCTCAAAGTGCCTCAACTACACCAATAGCTGAAGAGATGATTGGTGATACTAAAGTAATAGTAGACATTGTAAAAAATGGTGATATTAAAAAAATAGTTGATGATGCAAAAAATGGAAATGAAAAAGTAGCAATACTTTTAATCCAAGCAAAAGACGACAAAGTTATGCTTGTAGCTGGAAGTAAAAACACAAATATTAAAGCTGGTAATTGGATAAAAGAGATTGCTCCAATCGTAGGTGGAGGTGGAGGTGGAAGACCTGACTTCGCACAAGCTGGTGGAAAAGATGTATCAAAAGTAGATGAGGCAAAAGCAAAAGCACTAACTTATGCAAAAGAAAATTTATAA
- the trxA gene encoding thioredoxin, which yields MGKYKELTQDNFEATVKEGISMVDFWAPWCGPCRMLAPVIDELAGDFEGKANICKVNTDEEQDLAVKFGVRSIPTVIFLKDGEVVDQMIGAASKQAFSDKINSLL from the coding sequence ATGGGTAAATATAAAGAATTGACACAAGATAACTTTGAAGCAACAGTAAAAGAAGGAATCTCAATGGTAGATTTCTGGGCACCATGGTGTGGACCTTGTAGAATGTTAGCTCCAGTAATTGACGAATTAGCTGGTGATTTCGAAGGAAAAGCAAATATTTGTAAAGTAAATACTGATGAAGAGCAAGATTTAGCTGTTAAATTTGGTGTTAGATCTATCCCTACAGTAATTTTCTTGAAAGATGGAGAAGTTGTTGATCAAATGATTGGTGCTGCTTCTAAACAAGCTTTCTCTGATAAAATTAACTCTTTATTATAA
- the trxB gene encoding thioredoxin-disulfide reductase, which yields MLDLAIIGGGPAGLTAGLYATRGGLKNVTMFEMGMPGGQITGSSEIENYPGQVEIVSGMDLMESWPKQAMRFGLKHEMNQVSKVTKSGDVFTVELSDGTKQEARSVLLATGSVPKKGGFKGEKELFGRGVSTCATCDGFFYKNKEVAVIGGGDSALEEAVYLAKMCSKVYLVHRRDTYRAAPSTIEHMKACENIEEVTNVIVEEVYGDASGVLGLKVKSKETGEIRDLEVPGVFTFVGRDVLSDSLKQDDGSYLCEVNEATEVVVDLKMRTNVPGLYAAGDVRIDAAKQVVCAAADGATAAVNIIEYLG from the coding sequence ATGTTAGATTTAGCGATAATAGGTGGAGGACCAGCAGGGTTAACAGCAGGATTGTACGCAACAAGAGGTGGACTAAAAAATGTTACGATGTTTGAGATGGGTATGCCAGGAGGACAAATCACAGGAAGTAGTGAAATAGAGAATTACCCAGGACAAGTAGAGATAGTAAGTGGAATGGACTTGATGGAGTCTTGGCCAAAACAAGCTATGAGATTTGGACTAAAACATGAGATGAATCAAGTATCAAAAGTAACAAAATCAGGTGATGTGTTTACAGTAGAATTAAGTGATGGAACAAAACAAGAAGCAAGATCAGTATTACTAGCAACAGGATCTGTTCCTAAAAAAGGTGGATTCAAAGGAGAGAAAGAACTTTTCGGAAGAGGAGTATCAACTTGTGCCACTTGTGATGGGTTCTTCTATAAAAATAAAGAAGTAGCAGTAATAGGAGGAGGAGACTCAGCCTTAGAAGAAGCAGTTTACCTAGCAAAGATGTGTTCAAAAGTATACTTAGTTCATAGAAGAGATACATATAGAGCAGCACCAAGTACAATAGAACATATGAAAGCTTGTGAGAATATAGAAGAAGTAACAAATGTAATAGTAGAAGAAGTATACGGTGATGCCTCAGGAGTACTAGGATTAAAAGTAAAAAGTAAAGAGACAGGTGAGATAAGAGATTTAGAAGTACCAGGAGTATTTACGTTCGTAGGAAGAGATGTATTAAGTGATAGCTTAAAACAAGATGATGGAAGTTACCTATGTGAAGTAAATGAAGCAACAGAAGTAGTGGTAGACTTAAAGATGAGAACAAATGTACCCGGATTATATGCAGCAGGAGATGTAAGAATCGATGCAGCAAAACAAGTAGTATGTGCAGCTGCTGATGGTGCTACTGCTGCTGTTAATATTATTGAATACCTTGGTTAA
- a CDS encoding DASS family sodium-coupled anion symporter: protein MSNNMKMVLPILVAIIVALLPTPEGLAVNAQYFFAVFLGVIVGLILEPIPPALIGLVGVAFSATFGLVGDSAKASAKWALSGFSNGVIWLIFAAFMFALGYKKSGLGKRIALILVKKLGKTTLGLGYAVAFADGILAPFMPSNTARSAGTIFPIAINIPQMFDSLPDHEPRKIGSYISWVAIAATCVTSSMFLTALAPNLLAVSLVEKNIGVSISWGSWFGTLAVIMIPLFLLVPYLAYIVYPPEQKVSPEAPTWAAKQLKEMGSITKKEITMLFLGLLALAMWIFGSTIGVNSTVAAIAVLCLLVLFDVINWEDVITNKAAINVFIWFATLVAMASGLKEVGYLKWASGLISSWLVGMDPIMIGVVLLVLFFLFHYLFASVTAHTVALLPLFLGIAANLVPAAMLQPLAILFVGSLGLMGIITPYGTGPSPIWYGAGYISQATWWKLGFIFGAIYLGALVALGFVIL from the coding sequence ATGAGCAATAATATGAAAATGGTACTTCCAATTTTAGTCGCAATTATTGTAGCACTTCTTCCTACACCTGAAGGTTTAGCTGTAAATGCACAATATTTCTTTGCAGTATTCTTAGGAGTAATTGTAGGTTTAATTTTAGAACCAATTCCACCTGCATTAATTGGTTTAGTGGGTGTTGCTTTTTCTGCAACATTTGGATTAGTAGGTGATAGTGCAAAAGCTTCAGCAAAATGGGCTTTAAGTGGGTTCTCTAATGGAGTTATCTGGTTGATCTTTGCAGCATTTATGTTTGCTCTTGGTTACAAAAAATCAGGACTTGGTAAAAGAATTGCATTGATTTTAGTTAAAAAATTAGGTAAAACTACTTTAGGATTAGGATATGCAGTAGCATTTGCAGATGGAATCCTTGCTCCTTTTATGCCGTCAAACACAGCAAGAAGTGCAGGAACAATTTTCCCTATTGCTATTAATATTCCACAAATGTTTGATTCATTACCAGATCATGAACCAAGAAAAATAGGTTCATATATCTCTTGGGTTGCAATTGCAGCAACTTGTGTAACAAGTTCTATGTTCTTAACAGCACTTGCACCAAATTTACTTGCAGTTTCACTTGTTGAAAAAAATATTGGTGTTTCAATTAGTTGGGGTAGTTGGTTTGGTACTTTAGCAGTTATTATGATTCCATTGTTTTTATTAGTACCATATCTTGCATATATAGTATATCCACCAGAACAAAAAGTATCTCCAGAAGCTCCAACATGGGCAGCTAAACAACTTAAAGAGATGGGTTCTATTACTAAAAAAGAAATCACAATGTTATTTTTAGGTCTTTTGGCACTTGCAATGTGGATTTTTGGAAGTACAATTGGAGTAAATAGTACAGTTGCAGCTATTGCAGTACTTTGTTTACTTGTATTGTTTGATGTAATTAACTGGGAAGATGTTATTACTAATAAAGCAGCTATTAATGTATTTATTTGGTTCGCAACACTTGTAGCTATGGCATCTGGTCTTAAAGAAGTTGGTTACTTGAAATGGGCATCTGGATTAATTTCTAGTTGGTTAGTAGGAATGGATCCTATAATGATAGGAGTTGTGCTTTTAGTATTATTCTTCTTATTCCATTATTTATTTGCAAGTGTTACAGCTCATACAGTTGCCTTGTTACCACTATTTTTAGGAATAGCAGCAAATTTAGTTCCAGCAGCTATGCTTCAACCACTTGCGATTCTTTTTGTAGGGTCACTAGGGCTTATGGGTATTATAACTCCATATGGAACAGGACCTTCTCCAATTTGGTATGGTGCAGGATATATTTCACAAGCTACTTGGTGGAAATTAGGTTTTATTTTTGGAGCTATATATTTAGGGGCATTAGTCGCTCTTGGATTTGTAATTCTTTAA
- a CDS encoding ABC transporter substrate binding protein, translating to MAPFFIKYDYNSLMKKLLIFLILQTFLFANSSILIINSYHKGYEFSDSIINGIEKVIYPHSNIDVNILYMDSKRVTSKEYYDSLEKLYRVQLKNRKYDLIIAIDRFAYDFVLDIYKEFFKNEPILAVGIENFSFKKAKYYGVEDKVSALLEKRDLEGNVDIIRTIFPSIRKLYIINDKSLNAQHTEPLIEKLINDFKGKFDIEYIIEDNLEILKKKFSKKEENSAALFIRFYKNKDGKLYKNQEIADFIKNAQIPIFVTDSIFIKKGATGGKVIDLKDFGKLSGNMALDILNKKAHKVVTYKNLTYIFDSQKLSQFYLPVDGLSIPYKLINKRLTYYEKHRGFINFVFTISPLLLFLILGLIHNIYMRKQVEKDLRRRIEFDETLLNAIESPIFWQDSKGIVVDSNKTFCKLLGMKCDDLYGKKLEDFIENRNVEKIIKVIENYNLDSEENNEFNFVNSNKKKKIYLLKQERFKDEKTKSEGYVTIFTDITKEREITIEKQKNRQFVIQQSKLAEIGEVFSSIAHQWKSPLVEITAIAQELFYTKKCEEVKEDDSFVKDIMNQVSYMTNTINEFQRFIMPSNKKIDFNIKEAIERMLEIINHNIKYNSININLDIKDDTNLIVYGYKNEFMQSFLNIVNNAKDALLHNDYKNRKIEIKVFNEDNQLIITIKDNAGGINDKSMDKIFGAYYTTKEDGHGIGLYMTKVIIEDKMNGKISVENIDGGAMFTIKLEQNQ from the coding sequence TTGGCACCATTTTTTATAAAATATGACTATAATTCTCTTATGAAAAAACTTCTAATATTTTTAATTCTGCAAACATTTCTTTTTGCAAATAGTTCAATACTCATAATAAATTCATATCACAAAGGTTATGAGTTTAGTGATAGTATAATAAATGGTATTGAAAAAGTTATATATCCTCACTCTAATATTGATGTAAATATTTTATATATGGATTCAAAACGAGTTACTTCCAAAGAGTATTATGATAGTTTAGAAAAACTTTATAGAGTACAATTAAAAAATAGAAAATATGATTTAATAATTGCAATAGATAGGTTTGCCTATGATTTTGTTTTGGATATTTACAAAGAGTTTTTTAAAAATGAACCAATTCTTGCAGTTGGAATAGAAAATTTTTCCTTTAAAAAAGCAAAATATTATGGAGTTGAAGATAAGGTATCAGCACTATTAGAAAAAAGAGATTTAGAAGGTAATGTAGACATTATAAGAACTATTTTCCCAAGTATTAGGAAGTTATATATTATAAATGATAAAAGTCTAAATGCTCAACATACAGAACCCCTTATTGAAAAGTTAATAAATGACTTTAAAGGTAAGTTTGATATTGAGTATATAATTGAAGATAATTTAGAAATTTTGAAAAAGAAATTTTCTAAAAAAGAAGAGAATAGTGCTGCACTTTTTATAAGGTTTTATAAGAATAAAGATGGAAAACTATATAAAAATCAAGAGATAGCAGATTTTATAAAAAATGCCCAAATACCTATTTTCGTAACAGATTCAATTTTTATAAAAAAAGGTGCAACTGGCGGTAAAGTAATCGATCTAAAAGATTTTGGTAAATTATCAGGAAATATGGCTTTAGATATATTAAATAAAAAAGCCCATAAAGTAGTTACTTATAAAAATTTAACTTATATCTTTGATTCTCAAAAATTAAGCCAGTTTTATCTTCCTGTTGATGGTTTATCTATTCCGTATAAATTGATAAATAAAAGACTTACTTATTATGAAAAACATAGGGGATTTATCAATTTTGTATTTACTATTTCTCCTTTGTTACTTTTTTTAATATTAGGACTTATTCATAATATTTATATGAGAAAACAAGTAGAAAAAGACTTAAGAAGAAGAATAGAGTTTGATGAGACACTCTTAAATGCAATAGAAAGTCCAATATTTTGGCAAGATTCTAAAGGCATAGTTGTTGACTCCAATAAAACTTTTTGTAAGCTTTTAGGTATGAAATGCGATGATTTATATGGAAAAAAACTTGAAGATTTTATTGAAAATAGAAATGTTGAAAAAATTATAAAAGTAATTGAAAATTATAATTTAGACTCAGAAGAAAATAATGAATTTAATTTTGTAAATAGCAATAAAAAAAAGAAAATTTATCTTTTAAAACAAGAACGATTTAAAGATGAAAAAACAAAATCAGAAGGTTATGTTACTATTTTTACGGATATTACAAAAGAGAGAGAAATAACCATTGAGAAACAAAAAAATAGACAATTTGTTATTCAACAAAGTAAATTAGCCGAAATTGGTGAAGTCTTCTCTTCTATTGCCCATCAATGGAAATCTCCCCTTGTAGAAATAACTGCCATAGCTCAAGAACTTTTTTATACAAAAAAATGTGAAGAAGTAAAAGAAGATGATAGTTTTGTAAAAGACATAATGAATCAAGTATCATATATGACAAATACTATAAATGAATTTCAAAGATTTATTATGCCATCCAATAAAAAAATTGATTTTAATATAAAAGAAGCTATTGAAAGAATGCTTGAAATTATAAATCATAATATCAAGTATAATAGTATTAATATAAATTTGGATATAAAAGATGATACAAACTTGATAGTATATGGTTATAAAAATGAGTTTATGCAGTCATTTTTGAATATTGTAAATAATGCAAAAGATGCTCTTTTACATAATGATTATAAAAATAGAAAAATAGAAATAAAAGTTTTTAATGAAGATAATCAGTTAATTATTACAATAAAAGATAATGCTGGTGGAATAAATGATAAAAGTATGGATAAGATTTTTGGAGCATATTATACAACAAAAGAAGATGGACATGGTATTGGCTTGTATATGACAAAAGTGATAATAGAAGATAAAATGAATGGTAAAATCTCTGTAGAAAATATAGATGGTGGAGCTATGTTTACTATAAAATTGGAACAAAATCAATGA
- a CDS encoding response regulator transcription factor codes for MKILVLEDNERLSNVIKQALVNENYKVDCFYDGEKASEALGNGYSCFILDINVPNLDGISILEYIRFNHAKTPVIIISSNHDLEKVQTSYEKGCDDYLKKPFYILELVQKVKKLCVVPKQYLQFDENCKYDFINHKLYKDNEEIELTKKEILFLELFSNNLHHVATYDELEEYVWEGEETTLVNIRSMIKRLRKKLPEDGIIIVKGLGYSLNKDVKIY; via the coding sequence ATGAAAATATTAGTATTAGAAGATAATGAAAGACTTAGTAATGTAATAAAACAAGCTTTAGTTAATGAAAACTATAAAGTTGATTGTTTTTATGACGGGGAGAAGGCTTCAGAGGCTTTAGGTAATGGATACTCTTGTTTTATCTTAGATATAAATGTTCCAAATTTGGATGGAATATCTATTTTGGAATATATTAGATTTAATCATGCAAAAACACCTGTTATTATAATAAGTTCTAACCATGATTTAGAAAAAGTTCAAACTTCTTATGAAAAAGGGTGTGATGATTATCTAAAAAAGCCCTTTTACATTTTAGAACTTGTGCAAAAGGTAAAAAAACTCTGTGTTGTGCCTAAGCAATATTTACAATTTGATGAAAACTGTAAATATGATTTTATAAACCATAAACTATATAAAGATAATGAAGAGATAGAATTAACAAAAAAAGAGATTTTATTCTTAGAGCTTTTTTCAAATAATTTACACCATGTTGCTACTTATGATGAGCTAGAAGAGTATGTTTGGGAAGGTGAAGAGACGACTTTAGTAAATATTAGATCTATGATAAAAAGATTGAGAAAAAAACTTCCTGAAGATGGGATTATTATTGTAAAAGGTTTAGGTTATTCTTTAAATAAGGATGTAAAAATATATTAA